A genomic stretch from Xiphophorus maculatus strain JP 163 A chromosome 16, X_maculatus-5.0-male, whole genome shotgun sequence includes:
- the nags gene encoding LOW QUALITY PROTEIN: N-acetylglutamate synthase, mitochondrial (The sequence of the model RefSeq protein was modified relative to this genomic sequence to represent the inferred CDS: inserted 1 base in 1 codon): MRNADTAAGCVLNGPAVSVHTXTPCCTAKASGSVPALHMSKINSGSTGCRAVVMAGKYLSGPGRCSAVLAGTSGRQRGQMCADQRRTGSSTAARMGGRTAAAGQQESPGYFSAADRHALANRNLIYRDVKAFLSEVGGDPREARYWLAQFQRANLSQSPAFAVLEVDDLVFQSRETVQSLAFGLSFLQRMDMKPVVVMGCSYNQESGSWCTRGLVERCQQLTEALQLHSATVLPFFSAESFLQLHEAPQGSSAPHSISVDISLLQWSLDCGTIPLVCPVGRDGRGCSLVLDPTEVTAAISRALQPLKVMFLNNSGGLRGEKHKVLDTVSLPTDLPGLSAAEWLSQVERRRLTTIARLLNQLPTESSAVITSADTLLTELFSHRGSGTLFKNGDPIHRYTSLDEIDVERLLTLINKSFDKTLRRDYVEALKGRMHCVYLSEGYSAAAIITMEPVNGGTPYLDKFVVSSSKQGQGTSHILWECIRQDLGKLFWRSKATNRINPWYFKHCDGSFVNGVWTVFWFGLTDIRDSYALLEHAKSLSDSFQSCCLTSTQQPPASPPAAAAS, translated from the exons ATGAGAAATGCCGACACAGCAGCAGGCTGCGTGCTGAATGGACCAGCTGTCAGTGTCCACA GCACACCCTGCTGCACAGCAAAGGCCTCCGGGTCGGTCCCAGCTCTCCACATGTCCAAAATCAACAGCGGTTCCACTGGCTGTCGGGCCGTGGTGATGGCTGGGAAGTACCTGTCCGGTCCGGGCCGATGTTCTGCGGTGCTCGCCGGGACCTCAGGCCGGCAGCGGGGGCAGATGTGTGCCGATCAGCGCCGTACGGGGAGCTCCACCGCAGCCCGCATGGGAGGGCGAACCGCGGCCGCGGGTCAGCAGGAAAGTCCCGGGTATTTCTCCGCCGCTGACCGACATGCGCTGGCGAACCGGAACTTAATTTACCGGGACGTGAAGGCTTTCCTCAGCGAGGTCGGTGGGGATCCTCGCGAGGCTCGGTACTGGCTGGCCCAGTTCCAGAGAGCGAACTTATCTCAGTCGCCTGCTTTTGCTGTGCTGGAG GTGGACGACTTGGTATTCCAAAGCAGGGAGACGGTACAGAGCCTGGCCTTTGGCCTGTCGTTCCTGCAGCGGATGGACATGAAGCCTGTGGTGGTGATGGGCTGCTCCTATAACCAGGAATCAGGGTCTTGGTGCACCAGAGGGCTGGTGGAGCGGTGCCAGCAGCTCACTGAAGCTCTACAGCTACACTCAGCAACTGTCCTACCATTCTTCTCTGCAGAGTCcttcctgcagctgcatgaGGCACCACAAGGCAGCAG TGCTCCACACTCCATTTCTGTGGACATCAGCCTCCTCCAGTGGAGTCTGGACTGTGGGACCATCCCGCTGGTCTGCCCAGTTGGGAGGGACGGACGAGGATGCTCGTTGGTGCTGGACCCAACGGAGGTCACAGCAGCCATTTCCCGAGCCCTGCAGCCCCTCAAAGTCATGTTTCTGAACAACTCAGGAGGCCTGCGGGGCGAAAAACACAAG GTACTGGACACGGTGTCACTGCCCACTGACCTGCCTGGTCTGTCTGCAGCGGAGTGGCTGAGCCAAGTGGAGCGCCGCAGGCTGACCACCATCGCCAGACTGCTAAATCAGCTGCCAACAGAGTCCTCAGCTGTGATCACCTCTGCAGACACTCTGCTGACTGAGCTCTTCAGCCACCGGG GTTCTGGGACCCTTTTCAAAAATGGCGACCCCATACACAG GTACACCTCTCTGGATGAGATCGACGTGGAGCGTCTGCTGACTCTCATCAACAAGTCGTTCGATAAAACTCTGAGGCGGGATTATGTGGAGGCTTTGAAGGGACGGATGCACTGTGTCTACCTCTCTGAAGG CTACAGTGCAGCGGCCATCATCACGATGGAGCCCGTCAACGGTGGGACCCCCTACCTGGACAAGTTTGTGGTGAGCAGCAGTAAGCAGGGGCAGGGCACCAGCCACATCCTGTGGGAGTGCATCCGACAGGATCTGGGCAAGCTGTTCTGGAGGTCAAAGGCCACCAACAGGATCAACCCGTG GTACTTTAAGCACTGTGACGGCAGCTTTGTAAACGGAGTGTGGACTGTCTTCTGGTTTGGCCTGACGGACATCAGAGACTCGTACGCGCTGCTGGAGCACGCCAAGAGCCTCTCCGACTCATTCCAAAGCTGCTGCCTCACCTCCACCCAGCAGCCTCCTGcctctcctcctgctgctgctgcttcctga
- the LOC102220046 gene encoding cytochrome c oxidase assembly factor 3 homolog, mitochondrial-like: MAEEGPGRAAKATATAAEMQLLRRRQQLDYFQKNAARIRSRNLLTGLGIGAIVVGIFSYTILSVKQERIVEELDEEARIHIIRGPRTGANS, from the exons ATGGCGGAGGAAGGACCGGGTAGAGCAGCCAAAGCGACCGCGACAGCCGCAGAGATGCAGCTTCTCCGCCGCCGACAGCAGCTGGACTACTTCCAGAAGAACGCAGCGCGGATCCGGAGCAGGAACCTGCTGACCGGCCTGGGCATCGGAGCGATCGTGGTCGGCATCT TCAGCTACACCATCTTGTCAGTCAAACAGGAGAGGATCGTGGAGGAGCTGGATGAAGAGGCCAGGATCCACATCATCAGGGGCCCGCGGACTGGGGCCAACTCCTGA
- the LOC111611701 gene encoding C-type lectin galactose-binding isoform-like isoform X1 codes for MRTILVAVPLMSVLYFACGQNLGLREGIVTFYEIQKPWSEAQASCRENHTDLITIRTETVIQALNGTRGWIGLHRDNNKSHWKWSRRDETATFFNWDENEPSQYEHCVFQRPLTKKWSSVPCNATRVFICYDDVLVLVKENKTWDEALEHCRTLDKVNSYDLATLITPDDHDFARETTLLATTEEVWTGLRYLGDEWFWVGGEPVQYQDIPSCPGVWCGVLEKNSKSLFGIRDCNERRNFFCYLKSKIL; via the exons ATGAGGACCATCTTGGTCGCTGTCCCATTGATGTCTGTCCTTTACTTTGCCTGTGGTCAGAATTTGGGCCTCAGAGAAGGAATCgttacattttatgaaatacaGAAACCCTGGAGCGAAGCCCAGGCCTCCTGCAGGGAGAATCACACTGACCTGATCACTATCAGGACAGAAACAGTCATTCAGGCGCTGAATGGCACCAGGGGCTGGATTGGACTGCACAGAGACAACAACAAGAGCCACTGGAAGTGGTCCAGAAGAGACGAGACAGCAACATTCTTCAATTGGGATGAAAATG AACCGTCACAATATGAGCACTGTGTCTTTCAGCGGCCGTTAACTAAAAAGTGGTCAAGTGTTCCGTGTAACGCAACACGTGTCTTCATTTGCTATGATGACGTGCTGGTTCTGGTGAAGGAGAATAAGACATGGGACGAGGCGTTGGAGCACTGCAGGACTCTGGACAAAGTCAACAGCTACGACCTGGCAACCCTCATCACCCCCGACGACCACGACTTTGCACGAGAGACAACCCTACTGGCAACCACTGAGGAA GTGTGGACGGGCCTGCGTTACCTTGGCGATGAGTGGTTCTGGGTGGGCGGAGAACCGGTGCAGTACCAGGACATTCCAAGCTGCCCGGGTGTCTGGTGTGGCGTCCTGGAGAAGAACAGCAAGTCATTATTTGGAATCAGAGACTGCAATGAGAGAAGGAACTTCTTCTGTtacttaaaatctaaaatcctGTAG
- the LOC111611701 gene encoding uncharacterized protein LOC111611701 isoform X2: MKYDSFFKVERPLTKKWSSVPCNATRVFICYDDVLVLVKENKTWDEALEHCRTLDKVNSYDLATLITPDDHDFARETTLLATTEEVWTGLRYLGDEWFWVGGEPVQYQDIPSCPGVWCGVLEKNSKSLFGIRDCNERRNFFCYLKSKIL; this comes from the exons ATGAAGTATGATTCATTCTTCAAAGTAGag CGGCCGTTAACTAAAAAGTGGTCAAGTGTTCCGTGTAACGCAACACGTGTCTTCATTTGCTATGATGACGTGCTGGTTCTGGTGAAGGAGAATAAGACATGGGACGAGGCGTTGGAGCACTGCAGGACTCTGGACAAAGTCAACAGCTACGACCTGGCAACCCTCATCACCCCCGACGACCACGACTTTGCACGAGAGACAACCCTACTGGCAACCACTGAGGAA GTGTGGACGGGCCTGCGTTACCTTGGCGATGAGTGGTTCTGGGTGGGCGGAGAACCGGTGCAGTACCAGGACATTCCAAGCTGCCCGGGTGTCTGGTGTGGCGTCCTGGAGAAGAACAGCAAGTCATTATTTGGAATCAGAGACTGCAATGAGAGAAGGAACTTCTTCTGTtacttaaaatctaaaatcctGTAG